From the genome of Gorilla gorilla gorilla isolate KB3781 chromosome 4, NHGRI_mGorGor1-v2.1_pri, whole genome shotgun sequence, one region includes:
- the PCDH1 gene encoding protocadherin-1 isoform X2: protein MDSRAGGRRCPEAALLILGPARMGPLRHSPGPGGQRLLLPSMLLALLLLVAPSPGHATRVVYKVPEEQPPNTLIGSLAADYGFPDVGHLYKLEVGAPYLRVDGKTGDIFTTETSIDREGLRECQNQLPGDPCILEFEVSITDLVQNGSPRLLEGQIEVQDINDNTPNFASPVITLAIPENTNIGSLFPIPLASDRDAGPNGVASYELQAGPEAQELFGLQVAEDQEEKQPQLIVMGNLDRERWDSYDLTIKVQDGGSPPRASSALLRVTVLDTNDNAPKFERPSYEAELSENSPIGHSVIQVKANDSDQGANAEIEYTFHQAPEVVRRLLRLDRNTGLITVQGPVDREDLSTLRFSVLAKDRGTNPKSARAQVVVTVKDMNDNAPTIEIRGIGLVTHQDGMANISEDVAEETAVALVQVSDRDEGENAAVTCVVAGDVPFQLRQASETGSDSKKKYFLQTTTPLDYEKVKDYTIEIVAVDSGNPPLSSTNSLKVQVVDVNDNAPVFTQSVTEVAFPENNKPGEVIAEITASDADSGSNAELVYSLEPEPAAKGLFTISPETGEIQVKTSLDREQRESYELKVVAADRGSPSLQGTATVLVNVLDCNDNDPKFMLSGYNFSVMENMPALSPVGMVTVIDGDKGENAQVQLSVEQDNGDFVIQNGTGTILSSLSFDREQQSTYTFQLKAVDGGVPPRSAYVGVTINVLDENDNAPYITAPSNTSHRLLTPQTRLGETVSQVAAEDFDSGVNAELIYSIAGGNPYGLFQIGSHSGAITLEKEIERRHHGLHRLVVKVSDRGKPPRYGTALVHLYVNETLANRTLLETLLGHSLDTPLDIDIAGDPEYERSKQRGNILFGVVAGVVAVALLIALAVLVRYCRQREAKSGYQAGKKETKDLYAPKPSGKASKGNKSKGKKSKSPKPVKPVEDEDEAGLQKSLKFNLMSDAPGDSPRIHLPLNYPPGSPDLGRHYRSNSPLPSIQLQPQSPSASKKHQVVQDLPPANTFVGTGDTTSTGSEQYSDYSYRTNPPKYPSKQLPHRRVTFSATSQAQELQDPSQHSYYDSGLEESETPSSKSSSGPRLGPLALPEDHYERTTPDGSIGEMEHPENDLRPLPDVAMTGTCTRECSEFGHSDTCWMPGQSSPSRRTKSSALKLSTFVPYQDRGGQEPAGAGSPSPPEDRNTKTAPVRLLPSYSAFSHSSHDSCKDSATLEEIPLTQTSDFPPAATPASAQTAKREIYL from the exons CCCTCCTGATTCTGGGGCCTGCCAGGATGGGGCCCCTGAGGCACAGCCCAGGCCCTGGGGGGCAACGGCTACTACTGCCCTCCATGCTGCTAGCACTGCTGCTCCTGGTGGCTCCATCCCCAGGCCACGCCACTCGGGTAGTGTACAAGGTGCCGGAGGAACAGCCACCCAACACCCTCATTGGGAGCCTCGCAGCCGACTATGGTTTTCCAGATGTGGGGCACCTGTACAAGCTAGAGGTGGGTGCCCCGTACCTTCGCGTGGATGGCAAGACAGGTGACATTTTCACCACCGAGACCTCCATCGACCGTGAGGGGCTCCGTGAATGCCAGAACCAGCTCCCTGGTGATCCCTGCATCCTGGAGTTTGAGGTGTCTATCACAGACCTCGTGCAGAATGGCAGCCCCCGGCTGCTAGAGGGCCAGATAGAAGTACAAGACATCAATGACAACACACCCAACTTCGCCTCACCAGTCATCACTCTGGCTATCCCTGAGAACACCAACATCGGCTCACTCTTCCCCATCCCGCTGGCTTCAGACCGTGATGCTGGTCCCAACGGTGTGGCATCCTATGAGCTGCAGGCTGGGCCTGAGGCTCAGGAGCTATTTGGGCTGCAGGTGGCAGAGGACCAGGAGGAGAAGCAACCACAGCTCATTGTGATGGGCAACCTGGACCGTGAGCGCTGGGACTCCTACGACCTCACCATCAAGGTGCAGGATGGCGGCAGCCCCCCACGCGCCAGCAGTGCCCTGCTGCGTGTCACCGTGCTCGACACCAATGACAACGCCCCCAAGTTTGAGCGGCCCTCCTATGAGGCCGAACTATCTGAGAATAGCCCCATAGGCCACTCGGTCATCCAG GTGAAAGCCAATGACTCAGACCAAGGTGCCAATGCAGAGATCGAATACACATTCCACCAGGCGCCCGAAGTTGTGAGGCGTCTTCTTCGACTGGACAGGAACACTGGACTTATCACTGTTCAGGGCCCGGTGGACCGTGAGGACCTAAGCACCCTGCGCTTCTCAGTGCTTGCTAAGGACCGAGGCACCAACCCCAAGAGTGCCCGTGCCCAGGTGGTTGTGACCGTGAAGGACATGAATGACAATGCCCCCACCATTGAGATCCGGGGCATAGGGCTAGTGACTCATCAAGATGGGATGGCTAACATCTCAGAGGATGTGGCAGAGGAGACAGCTGTGGCCCTGGTGCAGGTGTCTGACCGAGATGAGGGAGAGAATGCAGCTGTCACCTGTGTGGTGGCAGGTGATGTGCCCTTCCAGCTGCGCCAGGCCAGTGAGACAGGCAGTGACAGCAAGAAGAAGTATTTCCTGCAGACTACCACCCCGCTGGACTACGAGAAGGTCAAAGACTACACCATTGAGATTGTGGCTGTGGACTCTGGCAACCCCCCACTCTCCAGCACCAACTCCCTCAAGGTGCAGGTGGTGGACGTCAATGACAACGCACCTGTCTTCACTCAGAGTGTCACTGAGGTCGCCTTCCCGGAAAACAACAAGCCTGGTGAAGTGATTGCTGAGATCACTGCCAGTGATGCTGACTCTGGCTCTAATGCTGAGCTGGTTTACTCTCTGGAGCCTGAGCCGGCTGCTAAGGGCCTCTTCACCATCTCACCCGAGACTGGAGAGATCCAGGTGAAGACATCCCTGGATCGGGAACAGCGGGAGAGCTATGAGTTGAAGGTGGTGGCAGCTGACCGGGGCAGCCCTAGCCTCCAGGGCACAGCCACTGTCCTTGTCAATGTGCTGGACTGCAATGACAATGACCCCAAATTTATGCTGAGTGGATACAACTTCTCAGTGATGGAGAACATGCCAGCACTGAGTCCAGTGGGCATGGTGACTGTCATTGATGGAGACAAGGGGGAGAATGCCCAGGTGCAGCTCTCAGTGGAGCAGGACAACGGTGACTTTGTTATCCAGAATGGCACAGGCACCATCCTATCCAGCCTGAGCTTTGATCGAGAGCAACAAAGCACCTACACCTTCCAGCTGAAGGCAGTGGATGGTGGCGTCCCACCTCGCTCAGCTTACGTTGGTGTCACCATCAATGTGCTGGATGAGAATGACAACGCACCGTATATCACTGCCCCTTCTAACACCTCTCACAGGCTGCTGACCCCCCAGACACGTCTTGGTGAGACGGTCAGCCAGGTGGCAGCCGAGGACTTTGACTCTGGTGTCAATGCTGAGCTGATCTACAGCATTGCAGGTGGCAACCCTTATGGACTCTTCCAGATTGGGTCACATTCAGGTGCCATCACCCTGGAGAAGGAGATTGAGCGGCGCCACCATGGGCTACACCGCCTGGTGGTGAAGGTCAGTGACCGCGGCAAGCCCCCACGCTATGGCACAGCCTTGGTCCATCTTTATGTCAATGAGACTCTGGCCAACCGCACGCTGCTGGAGACCCTCCTGGGCCACAGCCTGGACACACCGCTGGATATTGACATTGCTGGGGATCCAGAATATGAGCGCTCCAAGCAGCGTGGCAACATTCTCTTTGGTGTGGTGGCTGGTGTGGTGGCCGTGGCCTTGCTCATCGCCCTGGCGGTTCTTGTGCGCTACTGCCGACAGCGGGAGGCCAAAAGTGGTTACCAGGCTGGTAAGAAGGAGACCAAGGACCTGTATGCCCCCAAGCCCAGTGGCAAGGCCTCCAAGGGAAACAAAAGCAAGGGCAAGAAGAGCAAGTCCCCAAAGCCCGTGAAGCCAGTGGAGGACGAGGATGAGGCCGGGCTGCAGAAGTCCCTCAAGTTCAACCTGATGAGCGATGCCCCTGGGGACAGTCCCCGCATCCACCTGCCCCTCAACTACCCACCAGGCAGCCCTGACCTGGGCCGCCACTATCGCTCTAACTCCCCACTGCCTTCCATCCAGCTGCAGCCCCAGTCACCCTCGGCCTCCAAGAAGCACCAGGTGGTACAGGACCTGCCACCTGCAAACACATTCGTGGGCACCGGGGACACCACGTCCACGGGCTCTGAGCAGTACTCCGACTACAGCTACCGCACCAACCCCCCCAAATACCCCAGCAAGCAG TTACCTCACCGCCGCGTCACCTTCTCGGCCACCAGCCAGGCCCAGGAGCTGCAGGACCCATCCCAGCACAGTTACTATGACAGTGGCCTGGAGGAGTCTGAGACGCCGTCCAGCAAGTCATCCTCAGGGCCTCGACTCGGTCCCCTGGCCCTGCCTGAGGATCACTATGAGCGCACCACCCCTGATGGCAGCATAGGAGAGATGGAGCACCCCGAGAATG ACCTTCGCCCTTTGCCTGATGTTGCCATGACAGGCACATGTACCCGGGAGTGCAGTGAGTTTGGCCACTCTGACACATGCTGGATGCCTGGCCAGTCATCTCCCAGCCGCCGGACCAAGAGCAGCGCCCTCAAACTCTCCACCTTCGTGCCTTACCAGGACCGAGGAGGGCAGGAGCCTGCGGGCGCCGGCAGCCCCAGCCCCCCGGAAGACCGGAACACCAAAACGGCCCCCGTGCGCCTCCTGCCCTCCTACAGTGCCTTCTCCCACAGTAGCCATGATTCCTGCAAGGACTCGGCCACCTTGGAGGAAATCCCCCTGACCCAGACCTCGGACTTCCCACCCGCAGCCACACCGGCATCTGCCCAGACGGCCAAGCGCGAGATCTACCTGTGA
- the PCDH1 gene encoding protocadherin-1 isoform X1 — protein MGGSCSRHARPLTGSSSWGRHCCYTQLWMRFRDLSFWNRGSVLGLTALVENCVSVGEALLILGPARMGPLRHSPGPGGQRLLLPSMLLALLLLVAPSPGHATRVVYKVPEEQPPNTLIGSLAADYGFPDVGHLYKLEVGAPYLRVDGKTGDIFTTETSIDREGLRECQNQLPGDPCILEFEVSITDLVQNGSPRLLEGQIEVQDINDNTPNFASPVITLAIPENTNIGSLFPIPLASDRDAGPNGVASYELQAGPEAQELFGLQVAEDQEEKQPQLIVMGNLDRERWDSYDLTIKVQDGGSPPRASSALLRVTVLDTNDNAPKFERPSYEAELSENSPIGHSVIQVKANDSDQGANAEIEYTFHQAPEVVRRLLRLDRNTGLITVQGPVDREDLSTLRFSVLAKDRGTNPKSARAQVVVTVKDMNDNAPTIEIRGIGLVTHQDGMANISEDVAEETAVALVQVSDRDEGENAAVTCVVAGDVPFQLRQASETGSDSKKKYFLQTTTPLDYEKVKDYTIEIVAVDSGNPPLSSTNSLKVQVVDVNDNAPVFTQSVTEVAFPENNKPGEVIAEITASDADSGSNAELVYSLEPEPAAKGLFTISPETGEIQVKTSLDREQRESYELKVVAADRGSPSLQGTATVLVNVLDCNDNDPKFMLSGYNFSVMENMPALSPVGMVTVIDGDKGENAQVQLSVEQDNGDFVIQNGTGTILSSLSFDREQQSTYTFQLKAVDGGVPPRSAYVGVTINVLDENDNAPYITAPSNTSHRLLTPQTRLGETVSQVAAEDFDSGVNAELIYSIAGGNPYGLFQIGSHSGAITLEKEIERRHHGLHRLVVKVSDRGKPPRYGTALVHLYVNETLANRTLLETLLGHSLDTPLDIDIAGDPEYERSKQRGNILFGVVAGVVAVALLIALAVLVRYCRQREAKSGYQAGKKETKDLYAPKPSGKASKGNKSKGKKSKSPKPVKPVEDEDEAGLQKSLKFNLMSDAPGDSPRIHLPLNYPPGSPDLGRHYRSNSPLPSIQLQPQSPSASKKHQVVQDLPPANTFVGTGDTTSTGSEQYSDYSYRTNPPKYPSKQLPHRRVTFSATSQAQELQDPSQHSYYDSGLEESETPSSKSSSGPRLGPLALPEDHYERTTPDGSIGEMEHPENDLRPLPDVAMTGTCTRECSEFGHSDTCWMPGQSSPSRRTKSSALKLSTFVPYQDRGGQEPAGAGSPSPPEDRNTKTAPVRLLPSYSAFSHSSHDSCKDSATLEEIPLTQTSDFPPAATPASAQTAKREIYL, from the exons ATGGGCGGGAGCTGCTCTAGGCATGCCAGGCCTCTTACTGGCTCCTCCAGCTGGGGCAGACACTGCTGCTACACCCAGCTGTGGATGAGATTCAGGGATCTGAGTTTCTGGAATCGGGGTTCTGTGCTGGGACTGACTGCTCTTGTGGAGAATTGTGTGTCAGTGGGAGAGG CCCTCCTGATTCTGGGGCCTGCCAGGATGGGGCCCCTGAGGCACAGCCCAGGCCCTGGGGGGCAACGGCTACTACTGCCCTCCATGCTGCTAGCACTGCTGCTCCTGGTGGCTCCATCCCCAGGCCACGCCACTCGGGTAGTGTACAAGGTGCCGGAGGAACAGCCACCCAACACCCTCATTGGGAGCCTCGCAGCCGACTATGGTTTTCCAGATGTGGGGCACCTGTACAAGCTAGAGGTGGGTGCCCCGTACCTTCGCGTGGATGGCAAGACAGGTGACATTTTCACCACCGAGACCTCCATCGACCGTGAGGGGCTCCGTGAATGCCAGAACCAGCTCCCTGGTGATCCCTGCATCCTGGAGTTTGAGGTGTCTATCACAGACCTCGTGCAGAATGGCAGCCCCCGGCTGCTAGAGGGCCAGATAGAAGTACAAGACATCAATGACAACACACCCAACTTCGCCTCACCAGTCATCACTCTGGCTATCCCTGAGAACACCAACATCGGCTCACTCTTCCCCATCCCGCTGGCTTCAGACCGTGATGCTGGTCCCAACGGTGTGGCATCCTATGAGCTGCAGGCTGGGCCTGAGGCTCAGGAGCTATTTGGGCTGCAGGTGGCAGAGGACCAGGAGGAGAAGCAACCACAGCTCATTGTGATGGGCAACCTGGACCGTGAGCGCTGGGACTCCTACGACCTCACCATCAAGGTGCAGGATGGCGGCAGCCCCCCACGCGCCAGCAGTGCCCTGCTGCGTGTCACCGTGCTCGACACCAATGACAACGCCCCCAAGTTTGAGCGGCCCTCCTATGAGGCCGAACTATCTGAGAATAGCCCCATAGGCCACTCGGTCATCCAG GTGAAAGCCAATGACTCAGACCAAGGTGCCAATGCAGAGATCGAATACACATTCCACCAGGCGCCCGAAGTTGTGAGGCGTCTTCTTCGACTGGACAGGAACACTGGACTTATCACTGTTCAGGGCCCGGTGGACCGTGAGGACCTAAGCACCCTGCGCTTCTCAGTGCTTGCTAAGGACCGAGGCACCAACCCCAAGAGTGCCCGTGCCCAGGTGGTTGTGACCGTGAAGGACATGAATGACAATGCCCCCACCATTGAGATCCGGGGCATAGGGCTAGTGACTCATCAAGATGGGATGGCTAACATCTCAGAGGATGTGGCAGAGGAGACAGCTGTGGCCCTGGTGCAGGTGTCTGACCGAGATGAGGGAGAGAATGCAGCTGTCACCTGTGTGGTGGCAGGTGATGTGCCCTTCCAGCTGCGCCAGGCCAGTGAGACAGGCAGTGACAGCAAGAAGAAGTATTTCCTGCAGACTACCACCCCGCTGGACTACGAGAAGGTCAAAGACTACACCATTGAGATTGTGGCTGTGGACTCTGGCAACCCCCCACTCTCCAGCACCAACTCCCTCAAGGTGCAGGTGGTGGACGTCAATGACAACGCACCTGTCTTCACTCAGAGTGTCACTGAGGTCGCCTTCCCGGAAAACAACAAGCCTGGTGAAGTGATTGCTGAGATCACTGCCAGTGATGCTGACTCTGGCTCTAATGCTGAGCTGGTTTACTCTCTGGAGCCTGAGCCGGCTGCTAAGGGCCTCTTCACCATCTCACCCGAGACTGGAGAGATCCAGGTGAAGACATCCCTGGATCGGGAACAGCGGGAGAGCTATGAGTTGAAGGTGGTGGCAGCTGACCGGGGCAGCCCTAGCCTCCAGGGCACAGCCACTGTCCTTGTCAATGTGCTGGACTGCAATGACAATGACCCCAAATTTATGCTGAGTGGATACAACTTCTCAGTGATGGAGAACATGCCAGCACTGAGTCCAGTGGGCATGGTGACTGTCATTGATGGAGACAAGGGGGAGAATGCCCAGGTGCAGCTCTCAGTGGAGCAGGACAACGGTGACTTTGTTATCCAGAATGGCACAGGCACCATCCTATCCAGCCTGAGCTTTGATCGAGAGCAACAAAGCACCTACACCTTCCAGCTGAAGGCAGTGGATGGTGGCGTCCCACCTCGCTCAGCTTACGTTGGTGTCACCATCAATGTGCTGGATGAGAATGACAACGCACCGTATATCACTGCCCCTTCTAACACCTCTCACAGGCTGCTGACCCCCCAGACACGTCTTGGTGAGACGGTCAGCCAGGTGGCAGCCGAGGACTTTGACTCTGGTGTCAATGCTGAGCTGATCTACAGCATTGCAGGTGGCAACCCTTATGGACTCTTCCAGATTGGGTCACATTCAGGTGCCATCACCCTGGAGAAGGAGATTGAGCGGCGCCACCATGGGCTACACCGCCTGGTGGTGAAGGTCAGTGACCGCGGCAAGCCCCCACGCTATGGCACAGCCTTGGTCCATCTTTATGTCAATGAGACTCTGGCCAACCGCACGCTGCTGGAGACCCTCCTGGGCCACAGCCTGGACACACCGCTGGATATTGACATTGCTGGGGATCCAGAATATGAGCGCTCCAAGCAGCGTGGCAACATTCTCTTTGGTGTGGTGGCTGGTGTGGTGGCCGTGGCCTTGCTCATCGCCCTGGCGGTTCTTGTGCGCTACTGCCGACAGCGGGAGGCCAAAAGTGGTTACCAGGCTGGTAAGAAGGAGACCAAGGACCTGTATGCCCCCAAGCCCAGTGGCAAGGCCTCCAAGGGAAACAAAAGCAAGGGCAAGAAGAGCAAGTCCCCAAAGCCCGTGAAGCCAGTGGAGGACGAGGATGAGGCCGGGCTGCAGAAGTCCCTCAAGTTCAACCTGATGAGCGATGCCCCTGGGGACAGTCCCCGCATCCACCTGCCCCTCAACTACCCACCAGGCAGCCCTGACCTGGGCCGCCACTATCGCTCTAACTCCCCACTGCCTTCCATCCAGCTGCAGCCCCAGTCACCCTCGGCCTCCAAGAAGCACCAGGTGGTACAGGACCTGCCACCTGCAAACACATTCGTGGGCACCGGGGACACCACGTCCACGGGCTCTGAGCAGTACTCCGACTACAGCTACCGCACCAACCCCCCCAAATACCCCAGCAAGCAG TTACCTCACCGCCGCGTCACCTTCTCGGCCACCAGCCAGGCCCAGGAGCTGCAGGACCCATCCCAGCACAGTTACTATGACAGTGGCCTGGAGGAGTCTGAGACGCCGTCCAGCAAGTCATCCTCAGGGCCTCGACTCGGTCCCCTGGCCCTGCCTGAGGATCACTATGAGCGCACCACCCCTGATGGCAGCATAGGAGAGATGGAGCACCCCGAGAATG ACCTTCGCCCTTTGCCTGATGTTGCCATGACAGGCACATGTACCCGGGAGTGCAGTGAGTTTGGCCACTCTGACACATGCTGGATGCCTGGCCAGTCATCTCCCAGCCGCCGGACCAAGAGCAGCGCCCTCAAACTCTCCACCTTCGTGCCTTACCAGGACCGAGGAGGGCAGGAGCCTGCGGGCGCCGGCAGCCCCAGCCCCCCGGAAGACCGGAACACCAAAACGGCCCCCGTGCGCCTCCTGCCCTCCTACAGTGCCTTCTCCCACAGTAGCCATGATTCCTGCAAGGACTCGGCCACCTTGGAGGAAATCCCCCTGACCCAGACCTCGGACTTCCCACCCGCAGCCACACCGGCATCTGCCCAGACGGCCAAGCGCGAGATCTACCTGTGA
- the PCDH1 gene encoding protocadherin-1 isoform X3, giving the protein MGGSCSRHARPLTGSSSWGRHCCYTQLWMRFRDLSFWNRGSVLGLTALVENCVSVGEALLILGPARMGPLRHSPGPGGQRLLLPSMLLALLLLVAPSPGHATRVVYKVPEEQPPNTLIGSLAADYGFPDVGHLYKLEVGAPYLRVDGKTGDIFTTETSIDREGLRECQNQLPGDPCILEFEVSITDLVQNGSPRLLEGQIEVQDINDNTPNFASPVITLAIPENTNIGSLFPIPLASDRDAGPNGVASYELQAGPEAQELFGLQVAEDQEEKQPQLIVMGNLDRERWDSYDLTIKVQDGGSPPRASSALLRVTVLDTNDNAPKFERPSYEAELSENSPIGHSVIQVKANDSDQGANAEIEYTFHQAPEVVRRLLRLDRNTGLITVQGPVDREDLSTLRFSVLAKDRGTNPKSARAQVVVTVKDMNDNAPTIEIRGIGLVTHQDGMANISEDVAEETAVALVQVSDRDEGENAAVTCVVAGDVPFQLRQASETGSDSKKKYFLQTTTPLDYEKVKDYTIEIVAVDSGNPPLSSTNSLKVQVVDVNDNAPVFTQSVTEVAFPENNKPGEVIAEITASDADSGSNAELVYSLEPEPAAKGLFTISPETGEIQVKTSLDREQRESYELKVVAADRGSPSLQGTATVLVNVLDCNDNDPKFMLSGYNFSVMENMPALSPVGMVTVIDGDKGENAQVQLSVEQDNGDFVIQNGTGTILSSLSFDREQQSTYTFQLKAVDGGVPPRSAYVGVTINVLDENDNAPYITAPSNTSHRLLTPQTRLGETVSQVAAEDFDSGVNAELIYSIAGGNPYGLFQIGSHSGAITLEKEIERRHHGLHRLVVKVSDRGKPPRYGTALVHLYVNETLANRTLLETLLGHSLDTPLDIDIAGDPEYERSKQRGNILFGVVAGVVAVALLIALAVLVRYCRQREAKSGYQAGKKETKDLYAPKPSGKASKGNKSKGKKSKSPKPVKPVEDEDEAGLQKSLKFNLMSDAPGDSPRIHLPLNYPPGSPDLGRHYRSNSPLPSIQLQPQSPSASKKHQVVQDLPPANTFVGTGDTTSTGSEQYSDYSYRTNPPKYPSKQLPHRRVTFSATSQAQELQDPSQHSYYDSGLEESETPSSKSSSGPRLGPLALPEDHYERTTPDGSIGEMEHPENEPAGRSRP; this is encoded by the exons ATGGGCGGGAGCTGCTCTAGGCATGCCAGGCCTCTTACTGGCTCCTCCAGCTGGGGCAGACACTGCTGCTACACCCAGCTGTGGATGAGATTCAGGGATCTGAGTTTCTGGAATCGGGGTTCTGTGCTGGGACTGACTGCTCTTGTGGAGAATTGTGTGTCAGTGGGAGAGG CCCTCCTGATTCTGGGGCCTGCCAGGATGGGGCCCCTGAGGCACAGCCCAGGCCCTGGGGGGCAACGGCTACTACTGCCCTCCATGCTGCTAGCACTGCTGCTCCTGGTGGCTCCATCCCCAGGCCACGCCACTCGGGTAGTGTACAAGGTGCCGGAGGAACAGCCACCCAACACCCTCATTGGGAGCCTCGCAGCCGACTATGGTTTTCCAGATGTGGGGCACCTGTACAAGCTAGAGGTGGGTGCCCCGTACCTTCGCGTGGATGGCAAGACAGGTGACATTTTCACCACCGAGACCTCCATCGACCGTGAGGGGCTCCGTGAATGCCAGAACCAGCTCCCTGGTGATCCCTGCATCCTGGAGTTTGAGGTGTCTATCACAGACCTCGTGCAGAATGGCAGCCCCCGGCTGCTAGAGGGCCAGATAGAAGTACAAGACATCAATGACAACACACCCAACTTCGCCTCACCAGTCATCACTCTGGCTATCCCTGAGAACACCAACATCGGCTCACTCTTCCCCATCCCGCTGGCTTCAGACCGTGATGCTGGTCCCAACGGTGTGGCATCCTATGAGCTGCAGGCTGGGCCTGAGGCTCAGGAGCTATTTGGGCTGCAGGTGGCAGAGGACCAGGAGGAGAAGCAACCACAGCTCATTGTGATGGGCAACCTGGACCGTGAGCGCTGGGACTCCTACGACCTCACCATCAAGGTGCAGGATGGCGGCAGCCCCCCACGCGCCAGCAGTGCCCTGCTGCGTGTCACCGTGCTCGACACCAATGACAACGCCCCCAAGTTTGAGCGGCCCTCCTATGAGGCCGAACTATCTGAGAATAGCCCCATAGGCCACTCGGTCATCCAG GTGAAAGCCAATGACTCAGACCAAGGTGCCAATGCAGAGATCGAATACACATTCCACCAGGCGCCCGAAGTTGTGAGGCGTCTTCTTCGACTGGACAGGAACACTGGACTTATCACTGTTCAGGGCCCGGTGGACCGTGAGGACCTAAGCACCCTGCGCTTCTCAGTGCTTGCTAAGGACCGAGGCACCAACCCCAAGAGTGCCCGTGCCCAGGTGGTTGTGACCGTGAAGGACATGAATGACAATGCCCCCACCATTGAGATCCGGGGCATAGGGCTAGTGACTCATCAAGATGGGATGGCTAACATCTCAGAGGATGTGGCAGAGGAGACAGCTGTGGCCCTGGTGCAGGTGTCTGACCGAGATGAGGGAGAGAATGCAGCTGTCACCTGTGTGGTGGCAGGTGATGTGCCCTTCCAGCTGCGCCAGGCCAGTGAGACAGGCAGTGACAGCAAGAAGAAGTATTTCCTGCAGACTACCACCCCGCTGGACTACGAGAAGGTCAAAGACTACACCATTGAGATTGTGGCTGTGGACTCTGGCAACCCCCCACTCTCCAGCACCAACTCCCTCAAGGTGCAGGTGGTGGACGTCAATGACAACGCACCTGTCTTCACTCAGAGTGTCACTGAGGTCGCCTTCCCGGAAAACAACAAGCCTGGTGAAGTGATTGCTGAGATCACTGCCAGTGATGCTGACTCTGGCTCTAATGCTGAGCTGGTTTACTCTCTGGAGCCTGAGCCGGCTGCTAAGGGCCTCTTCACCATCTCACCCGAGACTGGAGAGATCCAGGTGAAGACATCCCTGGATCGGGAACAGCGGGAGAGCTATGAGTTGAAGGTGGTGGCAGCTGACCGGGGCAGCCCTAGCCTCCAGGGCACAGCCACTGTCCTTGTCAATGTGCTGGACTGCAATGACAATGACCCCAAATTTATGCTGAGTGGATACAACTTCTCAGTGATGGAGAACATGCCAGCACTGAGTCCAGTGGGCATGGTGACTGTCATTGATGGAGACAAGGGGGAGAATGCCCAGGTGCAGCTCTCAGTGGAGCAGGACAACGGTGACTTTGTTATCCAGAATGGCACAGGCACCATCCTATCCAGCCTGAGCTTTGATCGAGAGCAACAAAGCACCTACACCTTCCAGCTGAAGGCAGTGGATGGTGGCGTCCCACCTCGCTCAGCTTACGTTGGTGTCACCATCAATGTGCTGGATGAGAATGACAACGCACCGTATATCACTGCCCCTTCTAACACCTCTCACAGGCTGCTGACCCCCCAGACACGTCTTGGTGAGACGGTCAGCCAGGTGGCAGCCGAGGACTTTGACTCTGGTGTCAATGCTGAGCTGATCTACAGCATTGCAGGTGGCAACCCTTATGGACTCTTCCAGATTGGGTCACATTCAGGTGCCATCACCCTGGAGAAGGAGATTGAGCGGCGCCACCATGGGCTACACCGCCTGGTGGTGAAGGTCAGTGACCGCGGCAAGCCCCCACGCTATGGCACAGCCTTGGTCCATCTTTATGTCAATGAGACTCTGGCCAACCGCACGCTGCTGGAGACCCTCCTGGGCCACAGCCTGGACACACCGCTGGATATTGACATTGCTGGGGATCCAGAATATGAGCGCTCCAAGCAGCGTGGCAACATTCTCTTTGGTGTGGTGGCTGGTGTGGTGGCCGTGGCCTTGCTCATCGCCCTGGCGGTTCTTGTGCGCTACTGCCGACAGCGGGAGGCCAAAAGTGGTTACCAGGCTGGTAAGAAGGAGACCAAGGACCTGTATGCCCCCAAGCCCAGTGGCAAGGCCTCCAAGGGAAACAAAAGCAAGGGCAAGAAGAGCAAGTCCCCAAAGCCCGTGAAGCCAGTGGAGGACGAGGATGAGGCCGGGCTGCAGAAGTCCCTCAAGTTCAACCTGATGAGCGATGCCCCTGGGGACAGTCCCCGCATCCACCTGCCCCTCAACTACCCACCAGGCAGCCCTGACCTGGGCCGCCACTATCGCTCTAACTCCCCACTGCCTTCCATCCAGCTGCAGCCCCAGTCACCCTCGGCCTCCAAGAAGCACCAGGTGGTACAGGACCTGCCACCTGCAAACACATTCGTGGGCACCGGGGACACCACGTCCACGGGCTCTGAGCAGTACTCCGACTACAGCTACCGCACCAACCCCCCCAAATACCCCAGCAAGCAG TTACCTCACCGCCGCGTCACCTTCTCGGCCACCAGCCAGGCCCAGGAGCTGCAGGACCCATCCCAGCACAGTTACTATGACAGTGGCCTGGAGGAGTCTGAGACGCCGTCCAGCAAGTCATCCTCAGGGCCTCGACTCGGTCCCCTGGCCCTGCCTGAGGATCACTATGAGCGCACCACCCCTGATGGCAGCATAGGAGAGATGGAGCACCCCGAGAATG AGCCGGCTGGCCGGAGCAGGCCCTGA